The region GCAACATATCCGCCCTTTGCCCCTGCAGCTGCTCTTGCATATCTTTTGTTCTTGTCGTCTGATCCGATCCGGTTGACCGATCTAGCTAATCATTCTCTGTCGCCGTCGATATCACGTGCTTGTGTCGGCAACGAAactctccctccatcccataaccaTAATGTAAGACTTTTTTCATATTACACTAATGtcgaaaaatgtcttatattatggaATGGAGGCCCCGGCACAAAAGCGAAAAGAAAATGGAAGTAGTACCGACACGCAAACAAATCCGTTATCGATTAGGTCTTTGGGTTTCCTTATTATATGGGTTTGATATATATTAAAATActttccaaaattttaaaatatgcTCTATTCGGAAACTTCAAAAGAAATTATCATAAATTTAAAAGTTGTTGATGAATTTCATAATTGTTTGTGAATTTTTAAACTTCCACATATTTTCAAAATATTCGTGTATTtctataaagaaaaataaaaagggaacATGTATTTAAATAAAGAACAGGAGAAAAAAAATCTTGTAGGGGAAAACACGCACACAAATTGAACCGAAACATGAAGAACTACCCTACATGGACCAGCCAATAGCGCCCGCGGTAGTGCGCGTTTGCTCGACCACCCATGGTATGAGCGGAATAGGAATCGCGTCACGCTCCTAAAAGGCCATCAAGGTTTCCATGATGGTCAAATTGGGAATTCATCAATTTTTTGTAAACTCTGTCATGAGAGTCGGCAATTTTTTGTGAACGGATGCTCCTATTACACTTGTAGCCTTTGAAGGATGAGAACCCACGCTATGTAGCATCTACATCGAGCGGGGTGTCGTACATGCATGCGGAAGTTTCTTGGTGGCCTCGGCTTTCGGGACATTGAGGTATTCAATATATCCctactagccaaacaagcttggagGATCATTATGTACCATGATTCTTTAAGTGCACGACTGCTCACATATGTTTATTTCTCAGATTGTGATTTCATGGAAGCAACTTTGGGAGCCCGTCCCTCCCAAATCCAGAGCCCTATTCTAGAGGGGACGAGATGCGTTGAAACTTGGTGTAGTTCAAAGAACTGGAGATGGAGCAAGCATAGGAGTATGTCAGCGTAGTTGGTTACCAACTTACCGTGTAGTACTAGACTCCTCCTCGTGGTCGCCTTGTCGTCGAGGCCCCCCCATTTGgtttctgaactgataaatcacatGGCATTTCTTGGATATTCTTCAACAACATTTCTTGCCAATGGATATTGATGTTATCAAATCCATACTAATATGTACCTCGAACCAGGATGATTGATGGGCCCGACATTTTGGCTTTGCAGCAGGTCATGCTGGCTCTGCACCAGGCTCGCAGACATGAATTGACCCCCTTCCGCCGACCTACGCCCCACCAGCTCGGTGTTCACCTCCGCCGACGCCTACTGGCACACGAACTTCACCTGAATTCACTTGCAGGAGATTAATGTGTTTTGGGGAACTATATATTGGAAAAGTGTGTGTTTTGCAAGAGTACTATAATTGATGCAACGTATATGAAATATGGTCTGATATTTGGATTAAAGAGGCATACTGATTCACCTTTCAACAAAAAGGCATACTGGTTCACCTTTCAACAAAAAGGCATACTGGTTCATGAAGAATAATATTTCAAATTTTCTGGATGTTTGATACAACTTACGTTTGtctagacgtgcattgcacgtgcacgcttactagttttGAGAAGTCGGGAAACTTCGTTGTTAGATTGGCTAAATGATTATTGGTGACAACTAAGAAAATCATGAAGCTTGGCTAGAGAATCGGTCATCTTCTTCGATGACTGAACAAAAACTAGCGCACCAAATCCATCCCGACGGGAAGTGAGGCATCATCAGAGCAGGGCTACCACATGGGATTGTTCTTTGTGGAATGCTTCAGACCATGATTGGCGTTATTCCCTTTTGGACTGTGATATGGCTCCCAGCGTTTGGGTAAGTGAAGTGCTAGACAGACCCTAAAAAATGGAATTGCGTCCTGCTCCAGAAAGGGCCAGGAATCATATCATACATACATTTTGCAAGTCCGTACATGGTGCCAAGTGGCAACAATTCAGCCGTCGGATCGTAATGCATACTCTATGGCGGCAATACTTTAGCCGTCCGATCAGAAATCAGGTGGGAGCGGCCACAGGTTCTCACGATGTCACATGTCAACACTTTATGCGGGAAACACACTTTTAATCCGGTATACCTTTCAAGCTCTGACTAGAATCCAGCGTAAAAAGGAGGAGAAGCTCTGATTAGTCCAGGACTGGCGAAAAGGCACACCACACGTCGCATCTCTCATAGTAAGGCTGAAAATGAGTGCGTGGGAATTTATTTCACGGGGAGGCCTATAAATAGCATGTTACACCGCTGCAGACGCCATATAACACCAAGCTTTCACGTACGGCAAACTGGCTAGCCACATCTATCCCTAAGTAAGTCCTCAGCGCGGCCGGCGGTGATCGAGCTAGCATGTCGAGGGATCCGCTGATCGTCGGGGGGATCGTCGGCGACATCGTCGACTACTTCGACGCGTCGGCGCGGCTGAGGGTGCTGTACAGCAACCGCGAGATCACCAATGGGTCCGAGCTGAGGCCGTCGCAGGTGGCGAACCAGCCGACGGTGCAGATCACAGGGCGACCCGGATCGCTCTACACGCTGGTGAGTGCTCATTTATACGTTACAGTAGATCATCATTCGTTCTAACTtaccatgcatgcatgaatgcacCGTGCAGCCGTAAATAATGTGTGCCATGTTTATTTGTTACTAGGTGATGGTAGACCCTGATGTACCTAGCCCAAGCGACCCTTCCCAACGGGAGTACCTCCACTGGTACGTGCGTGATCATGCACTGCAAAAAAAAAACATCACTCATTTTTTCTCAAAAGAAAACCACTCATTAGTACCTCCGCTGGTACCAGCTTGTTAAGCTAATTGACCCAGTTTAATTTCTTGCCTGCACATATAGGTTGGTCACAGACATACCAGAACGAGGTGACGTGAGCTGTGGTAAGAAATTAATCTATCAAGGACATGTATATATCCTTGTCTTTTATATCAAGGAAGAAAGGCACCCAGCCGACATTAATCCGGTGGAAACCATTAAGACCTTTGTGTATTTGTGCATGCAGGAACTGAGGTGGTGCCGTACGAGAGACCGCAGCCGACGGCGGGGATCCACCGTGTGGCGTTCGTGGTGTTCCGGCAGGCGGTGCGGCAGGCGATCTACGCACCAGGCTGGCGCTCCAACTTCGTCACCAGGGACATTGCGGAGTGCTACAGCCTCGGCGCTCCGGTCGCCGCAGCCTATTTCAACTGCCAGAGGGAGGGcagctgcggcggccggaggtaCCGGTGAAGCAGCAAAGCTGGTTCTACGCACGTAGGCGCGATCGCTCCAAGCAGATGTGTCACACAAAATAAATAAGTAAATGAGTAACTAATACATCCTGTGTAGTACTGGCTAGCTATCTCGACCGGCCGTATGTAATTGTCCGAATATACGCATGTACTTGGTGCATGGCCTAAGCAAAACAGTAAATAATTTTAGGGAGCGTCTATACTTGTGATTTGAACTGGATTTTTCGCCCCTTATCTTCCTCCTTTGCTTTGACTTTTCTTTTTGGCTGAGCATCTACAGTCCGAGTTGACAAATCCGACCCCTTATACATCCGCGGACGTATTCGGACGCGTCCGCAGACAGTCACCAATCAACCTTCATATTTTGTCCGGTGCATCCAAATACCTCAAATCTATACAAACCATGCAAAATAAAAATCTACATACTACATAGATATCCTATCTACCATACACTACTCGTCGTCAGAGATTTCTACGATCTATGTGTCGGGCTCCGGGTAGATGGCCGCCTGCGGCAACTCCGGCTCATCGTTGGACTCATTAGAGGCAAAGATTGTGTCGATCTCCGCCCTCTGCTGGCGGAGGAACCGCCGGTTAGCCTCCACCACGGCCTCCGACTGGATCGAGTGCAAGATGGCCGcctgctccgccgcctcctccacttgGGCCACCTCGAACTCCGCCATGGCGAAGACCGCAGCAGGCTCTGCCTCGTCCACCTCCACCTCATgtatggcctcctcctcctccggatctgCCCCCTCCATGGGCTGGGGGTCCtacttcgcctcctcctcctcctcgtgcggCCCATGACTTCACACCTAGCTCGAATCTCCTCGAGCAACTGGAGGCGCCACTCGCGCGTGAGCATAACCTTGGTGATCACTCTCTATTGGGCCATTGCATCGGCGGACGACGAGCAGAGGGGAGGGGGTGGATGCGGCTCGGGCTGGCAGCACGGATAGGGAGGGAAGTAGATGAGGGTAGGGTTGGGGGTCATCGTACGACTTAAATAGCCGGATTTTGGCCCTCGGGCGGCGAGTCGNNNNNNNNNNNNNNNNNNNNNNNNNNNNNNNNNNNNNNNNNNNNNNNNNNNNNNNNNNNNNNNNNNNNNNNNNNNNNNNNNNNNNNNNNNNNNNNNNNNNNNNNNNNNNNNNNNNNNNNNNNNNNNNNNNNNNNNNNNNNNNNNNNNNNNNNNNNNNNNNNNNNNNNNNNNNNNNNNNNNNNNNNNNNNNNNNNNNNNNNNNNNNNNNNNNNNNNNNNNNNNNNNNNNNNNNNNNNNNNNNNNNNNNNNNNNNNNNNNNNNNNNNNNNNNNNNNNNNNNNNNNNNNNNNNNNNNNNNNNNNNNNNNNNNNNNNNNNNNNNNNNNNNNNNNNNNNNNNNNNNNNNNNNNNNNNNNNNNNNNNNNNNNNNNNNNNNNNNNNNNNNNNNNNNNNNNNNNNNNNNNNNNNNNNNNNNNNNNNNNNNNNNNNNNNNNNNNNNNNNNNNNNNNNNNNNNNNNNNNNNNNNNNNNNNNTGGACCGTTGGGGTTTTGAGATGTTTTCGTGTAGGACCCAAACCAGCAGCCAAGAACGAGAAGGAGCTGAAGTGTATGAGCTgatgaaaaaaaattgaagaagctgAGAGAGTGACTGAGAGATACGTTGGCTGGCCCAGATGGACGCCAGCTTTCCAATTGCAGCGCTATAAGGGGAGCCGCTATACCTCGCTTCTAGCAAGACTAATGGAAGACTCGCCCGGAGCGAGGCGCcagatgggccggcccacgcgcgcgggaggccacaactttttttctgttttgttcacATTTTTTGCTTTTgttattttctttccttttctaCTTTTATTTATACTCAAAAattctaaataaatatattacaaaaacaTTGTAGGTAaaaacatttgaaaaaatgttaaccaagcttttgaaaatgttaaatgcatatagagaaaatgtttctcatgtatacaaaaataaataaatgtgtATTAATAAAGACGGTCATGTATTTATAAATTGTTAATCAAGCATTAGaaaaaaaatatagttgaaaaATCTTAATCAACCATTTGTAaagtgttaaatgtgtatagaaaaaatgttgagcatgtattcaaaacatattgaTCATGTATTCATAAAAtggtaatcaagcatttgaaaaatggtaaactgtaagtgcatctagtggccCTTAATGATTTTggcgtattgaagacttatagattaAGGGACTAATATATTTGTGAGTGTATACACACTCTATAAGTCGATAAGGAGTTTGATAGTTACtatgaaagttgacccctaaaaatgaatgtctttagctgaagactttggttctcctgaaaactttggaagtgaagaaattggtgtgaccttgaagacttggatattcatgcgaggattatgaagcgtgaagacttttgttttcgtagtttcattttctatttcttgagtcataggaaacaccatactgttaaagggggtcgaggtaatactaaggaaactgatttccaagtgatgcgctcatctcaaaatcctacacctacacaatacttttgagtgaagccattggaaatctcatatcagttcagtcaatttcttcagtgacacatACGAAGATCTTCtactctctgaggaatttgtcctgactgaggagttaggaattcaccagtgcagattgcctacacaatgaggaatatgatagccctgaggaattcgaacctcaaatccgaccgttgatgtgctacgcgtcagctgtccaaaatatcctaccacctaatggtcatatcattgaagggcatttatgtcttatcatgtcgggctgctccctaggctataaatagccgccccctacaaccactatctggttggctgctccgagagaaactgacacttgtgaattgacagcatcccatcctccgaggactttgagcgaaaatcatcaagtgaggaaacccaaaacccaaacccaaacacctacaaacccaaagtgattgagcatcacagaagagattgttcctgtgtggaaccgacgcttgttacctttgaggactatgtatcctccagacggttaggcatcatggtctgagcatccaagaggaattgtggatcgccgagtgaccaagtctgtgaaggtttggaagtcacctatgaagacttaccacgagtgttgggcgaggtctgtgtgatcttagctcaaggagaatacggtgaggactatgtgtcctcgaggtTAAATACACAACCGCTCCAACCGGACATACAACTGTcatagcagttggaactagtctaccaaatcattgtcttcaccaagcctactggttttgtttcctcaaccctttcatttcctcactcatgtgttgatgaacctagtcattactgtttgaagactttgactgaagaatttctctatttcctcaatccaatttcttcagtcacattgtcttcagcctgcttatcctatgTTTATGCTTTATGTACTCTATGTttgtttttcatttcatcatgatgactctgatattgctctattatgcttatacctgagtacttattccgctgctagttgttcgtgacttGGGAATTTACTCACCCTAAAATTCCTCGGtaatgaatttgtaaaaatcgcctattcaccccccctctagtcgacttaacgctctttcagttggtatcagagcaaggtactcccttgttctgtgtgattttggtttaaccacctggagttctagttatgttgactgcaggtatgatcaaggtctcggttgggtgtcctacctttgatgggacggactacccctactggaagaacaagatgcacatgcatcttgaggcaattgataacaatctctggtatgttgtggaaaatggtgttccctcagttacTCCGtttgtgaatgctgctgatgtgaagaaattcaagcaactcgattctcaagcgaagaatgtcatatgtggccatctgagcaaaggacagtacggcagagtgagtgctctggaaacagttAAGCTCatttgggacaggttgtccaaggtcaacgaaggagtctccacTCAACGAGACTCccgcgagttgatgttcttcgcaatctcctcAACCGCTTCGAAAGACTAgacaacgaaaatgttcagcaaaccttcgatcgcctcactaacatctcaaatgagcttcaagcacttggtgccattgacatcaccgaccatgaggtggtgaagaaattggtgagatcacttgattcctcattcgatactcttgcactgatgattcaagagggagctgattacaagtcactagatcccgctgatatcctcgagaggctaaacactcatgagttcaggCTTGTtgagaagagagacctctatggaCTGAGCTATGGAAGATCACGCGCACTAAGGCCAAGGCAATCTCTGAGTCTGAAGGTGAAGACtcttgtcggggggatgaaccccgggcaggcaatggaacccggatctatttcaaaaaaagcggggcccgcatcgccccgcaaaccggcgtgcgccaggccgggtcgctcgacccggcaaggaacgcaacccggccaagaccctcaactcgacaaggtacgtcgacccggccgcagcAGCTGGCGCAAGGCCATTCAACCCggcgcaaccgtggcttccccaacaagccaacccacccgtggcgtccacgacAACCCAGCgatgggtcagctcccgtcccatccaggccgtacgatgggacgagacctcaatcaccaatgaccaagactacagtgctcccacccatgcccgtggtcagccggagcatggcaacagtgcccctcacctacccgctaaccggggctggcacggcaacagtgttcccgccctcaccctgacgacagcaagcggtggCCTGACGAAGAACACTGTGCgcggctcgactcggccacgccatgacgattgacaagacggcgcacagtccccctaggtacgtggggcccgcacctaggggaacccgacgaaccacaagcccacaagcagGACCTAGCCCggtaccccggacaccgacaataaggacccaccgactcggcatattaccattgtaaccctgggtgggttgatctataaaaccccccaggagcccacgcctaCAGAGGCATGCGAAGCAATACAAGATAAGCAGGCAAGGAAGAGAAACCtaggcaagcataggactagccactgcATAGCAACACCAGGGAGAAGGAGTAGCCCAAGCCTTGGCTAGCCTCCGTCCTCCCCCacgcagctccaggagcaacattgtactatcgaccatccaactaaactcggcaggactaggggtgttatctctccggagagcccagaacatgggtatgtccggcgtcccacgcccgtgcatatcaacctcgcctctagagcccaccagtgccctcgagcctcctcctatctttagccatcccttggcatctgccatgcgcccaccacgacagttggcgcccaccgtggggcagctcgaggagctggccggaagcatgcttcggacggggcccttctcctattccgacgagtccgtcgctctggcggacgacgtcatcgacgcgctcgccgcctccttcactaCGCTGCGCATCTCTGACGCGCTCGCGACCGACGAGTACCCcaacgaggtgctcagctactccaacTCCCCGCTCTCTCTCAGCGGCAGATTCACTGCCGGGGCGATGGACGCCCACGTGGAGGTCTTCATAaccggcgatggcgcctcttcctcaTCGAGCAAGGCGAGAAGAGTCGCCGAAGCCGCGGCCACCACGGCACGGACGGAGTTGTCCGACCCGCTGCGTGTCGTGATGcaaagcctccgcatccccatcggcaccaacgtcgacgccaccaacatcgctgaagcccgaacccagctcgaggacaggcgccagcagatgctagACCTGTCCGAGATGCTGGCCGCCACCAGGCGTCACCTGGAAGCTGCTTagatggagcacgacgccgcccacggattcacgcccgccgcggccgagccgagccgggccgccgatactcgcgcccggggaggagcgatcggccgggtcttcggcgctgtccgggccgtctacgagaccccagccaagaacatgcgcgctgcggaggcagccgcggtcggcctcgaccaacttGCTAGCGAGGAActcaaggagcgcatcgggcgaatgcgcgagctcctccacgacgccaacacccagcaggatcgcctcaactaGCTCGCCAAGCCAGAcgggtccggctccgcccgccttggcgggcccggcgaactcctgcacacggcctcctcgccgcccagcGAGGCGCACTTCGGCCAAGCCCGGACCCGGCGCAACCCGGCCGGCACCGCCACCGACGCTCTCGGCAATGAGCCCACCCCAGAGACCCAGTGCGGACCCGGCCAGCacggccggcgtccggctccagccgacccggcccctcggggcctggccgccagtcgactcaGCCCGCGCGCCTTCGACGATGCTGACGCGCACCACCGCCTCGATCAACTCGCTCGCTCCctagaggtggaggagagcggcgctatcgggccggcgtgcttcggcccacgcatccgggaggagcccttccccaaggggttcgtgcttccccgcgacacccccaagtacaatgggaccgtgaagccaaaagactggctcaccgactacaccacggccattggcatcaccggtgccaatcgtcttCTCGCCGTGCGCtatgcaccgctcatgctccaaggatcggctcgcacatggttgaacagcctgccgatgggcagcatcaacgcatGGGTCGATTTCAAGGAAgcatttgtccgcaacttcacggggacataCAAGCAGCccggtcgccccagccagctcgccatgtgcatgcaggggccgacggagaccggccgcgagtacctcgcacgctggaccgagctccggaacagctgcaagggcgtccatgaagtccaggcgatccaataaTTCGTCAGCGGGTgctgagacggcaccctcctcaagcacaagcttctacgctccgagccgtccaccatggccgcgctcatggtgacggcggacaagtacgctaacgccgactctgccatgaagatctaggtggcgctggatgaagccggcaaggcaaagccAGTCCCTCCaccgaagccggccggcgaaagcagccggcagtaGCATcatcagaacaacaagcgcaaggccggccAGCCGGCGCAACGTCATggcaaccggctcgtcgcggccgccgagcccgcggcggacccggcagtGAAGCGctggcagaccggcaagatggcatggcaacccgccatgagcttcgaagagatgctcgacgcccaaTGCAAGCACCATAGCGGCGCAAGAccatccacgcacacgcttcgacagtgcgccatcaccaagcgcatcatgaggggagatgttccgcctcctccggctccggctccgggcaCGGGGCAGCCTCCACTGCGGCCTCCCGCCGGTGGCGCGATGCGGAACGAtgactatgttggaaatatgccctagaggcaataataaattagttattattattatatttccttgttcatgataatcgtttattatccatgctataattgtattgataggaaactcagatacatgtgtgggtccatagacaacaccatgtccctagtaagcctctagttgactagctcgttgatcaatagatggttacggtttcctgaccatggacattggatgtcgttgataacgggatcacatcattaggagaatgatgtgatggacaagacccaatcctaagcctagcacaaagatcgtgtagtttgtatgctagagcttttctaatgtcaagtatcatttccttagaccatgagcttgtgcaactcccggatacggtaggaatgctttgggtgtaccaaacgtcacaacgtaactgggtggctataaaggtgcactatgggtatctccgaaagtgtctgttgggttggcacgaatcgagactgggatttgtcactccgtgtaacggagaggtatctctgggcccactcggtaggacatcatcataatgtgcacaatgtgaccaaggggttgatcacgggatgatgtgttagggaacgagtaaagagacttgccggtaacgagattgaacaaggtatcgggataccaacgatcgaatctcgggcaagtacaatactgctagacaaagggaattgtatacgggattgattgagtcctcgacatcgtggttcatccgatgagatcatcgtggaacatgtgggagccaacaagggtatctagatcccgctgttggttattgaccggagaacgtctcggtcatgtctgcatggctcccgaacccgtagggtctacacacttaaggttcgatgacgctagggttataaaggaagtttgtatgtggttaccgaatgttgttaggagtcccggatgagatcccggatgtcacgaggagttccggaatggtccgaaggtaaagatttatatatgcgaAGTCCTGTTTTgggcaccggaaaagtttcgggtgttattggtaacataccgggaccaccgggagggtcccgggggtccaccaagtggcgccaccggccccagagggctgcatgggccaagtgtgggaggggaccagccccaggtgggctggtgcgccccccacaagggcccaaggcgcctagggtttggggaaggggcgcacccaccttacttggggg is a window of Triticum dicoccoides isolate Atlit2015 ecotype Zavitan chromosome 2B, WEW_v2.0, whole genome shotgun sequence DNA encoding:
- the LOC119368476 gene encoding protein FLOWERING LOCUS T-like; this translates as MSRDPLIVGGIVGDIVDYFDASARLRVLYSNREITNGSELRPSQVANQPTVQITGRPGSLYTLVMVDPDVPSPSDPSQREYLHWLVTDIPERGDVSCGTEVVPYERPQPTAGIHRVAFVVFRQAVRQAIYAPGWRSNFVTRDIAECYSLGAPVAAAYFNCQREGSCGGRRYR